One window of Watersipora subatra chromosome 3, tzWatSuba1.1, whole genome shotgun sequence genomic DNA carries:
- the LOC137390204 gene encoding coiled-coil-helix-coiled-coil-helix domain-containing protein 2-like, producing the protein MPRRSSGGGMRSVPARAPAAQPPAHPPAAQPRQPGLFGQMAATAGGVAIGSAVGHAVGHTLVSGGSSVQGEQPPPVNQQQQINPCAQQLEDFLQCAKTSSGDLNMCYGFNEALRQCKANYGA; encoded by the exons ATGCCTCGACG AAGTAGTGGTGGTGGTATGAGGAGTGTTCCTGCAAGAGCTCCTGCTGCTCAACCTCCCGCACACCCCCCAGCTGCTCAACCAAGACAGCCTGGACTCTTTGGACAGATGGCTGCGACTGCTGGAGGTGTAGCTATTGGCTCTGCTGTG GGTCATGCTGTCGGACATACGTTAGTAAGTGGTGGCTCAAGTGTTCAAGGAGAACAACCACCACCTGTCAACCAGCAGCAACAGATCAACCCATGTGCTCAGCAGTTGGAGGATTTCCTCCAGTGCGCGAAGACTAGTTCTGGAGATTTGAACATGTGCTATGGATTCAATGAAGCGCTGAGACAATGCAAAGCCAACTATG GTGCCTAG